In Malus sylvestris chromosome 15, drMalSylv7.2, whole genome shotgun sequence, a single genomic region encodes these proteins:
- the LOC126603560 gene encoding uncharacterized protein LOC126603560 isoform X2, whose protein sequence is MMMASRTPGTPRAKKEKIVVLVCLRPLSKREELAKEQVSWDCLGDNTIVYKPPPHERSAQSTSFTFDKVFGPGSTEAVYEEGVRNVALSSLMGINATIFAYGQSGSGKTYTMRRIMEKAVDDIYNHMIKTPEREFAIKISGLEIYNENVRDLLNTESVGNLKLLDDPEKGIVVEKLVEEAASSHQHLRSLIGICEAQREVGETALNENSSRSHQIIRLTIESTVRESLDCRTSFVASLNFVDLAGSERAPDTHADGVRLREGCHINLSLMTLTNVIRKLSAGKLSGHIPYRDSKLTRILQHSLGGNARTAIICTLSPALSHAEQSRNTLFFATQAKEVTNDASVNTVVSDKQLVKHLQKQVAKLEAELYTLYPLRERIQQMEMEMEDLRSERDLARSQADELRHKLEVQSLYPLELPHRSVDNYLSYTGVLPTSFYAKELGDCDTATNARTKHSIRHSATPPFMPRREVLKHEISSEQLSEEPSRALKLEVLYKSKLVIGGFSFQNLAFRCLEDLLRPQINSLLLSTQAKGESNMVVSDKKLVKRLQMEVLRRETEVPTVSREEDLRIQKVLKQLELPHPYVKKLIFCIGVLPATFYAEELGGGDRARNTMIRHSMRLSSFAPFTLNHEILRLEVLLVQLGEGPSRALEIVIQKEVLENHDRARNTMIRHPMRLSSFAPFMLNREILKLEVLLAQLGEGPSRALEIVLQKEVAWQGLENQDAGETFCNLQAEIKETHYTSSRPKEFEVGSLVPVNKNEIPRLHSQGSAIANLEEQFPKVQYFTDKLVSFPCIQLLALRFLEDLFRPREVTGDVLEQIKNEPVKHNIVPLLGCWQEDEAEVDGGFHLEPGTSNAASPDVSAVEYDHISEHVFHVQVEHPADRYEKKAISDEAKELMDCHRETSDSGAFRNGKIDVSVENRDFLGFLCSNGGQLLICNTSNCPFVFHQNFLDSDLICYKKGKYYCPICSYSLAYENRLGEIEEKLSRKAVAFDEVFSGCTDGCTVNEQMNARNENGYGCDCQFDDAQVHNQFVGVEDNEIKEGTEFEVEDENNGGNSVSCRGEGTNEIIRAGSGHPCVSELLELQQDEETAVEENSGENEEDEGGKRVFVEKEDEIENAELMQPESMELPSNTIVLSDTESPLVHKRREDNEIKEGMKFVEVEDENNDVDTVSCRDEGTNEVIRGDSEHPCVSELLELQQDEETAVEENSDKNEEDEGGKKVFAEKEDEIENAELMQPESMEVPSNTIVLSDTESPVVHKNHEKAPKSFTIVLSDSSESDASDTWSPSMEPEVSDTRPPLLGEIQPKHKGQKTREFGNQPTSSNLPLPRTRRRMRLYWTREEEEKLKELVNSFPTTGKYRCWKKILENGRDVFHKDRTPNDLRNKWGKMRVKGNAEF, encoded by the exons ATGATGATGGCTTCCAGAACTCCTGGAACGCCAAGAGCTAAGAAGGAGAAGATTGTTGTTTTAGTGTGTTTAAGGCCTCTAAGCAAAAGGGAGGAACTTGCAAAAGAACAAGTTTCGTGGGATTGCCTAGGCGATAACACCATTGTTTATAAACCCCCGCCTCACGAACGTTCCGCTCAATCCACCTCGTTTACTTTTG ATAAAGTTTTCGGTCCTGGTTCAACCGAAGCAGTATATGAGGAAGGAGTGAGAAATGTTGCCTTGTCTTCTCTGATGGGAATTAACG CAACTATATTTGCTTATGGACAAAGTGGCAGTGGCAAGACATACACAATGAGACGAATAATGGAAAAAGCTGTGGATGATATCTACAACCATATGATAAAG ACTCCAGAGAGAGAGTTTGCAATAAAAATTTCAGGACTTGAGATATACAATGAGAATGTCCGCGACTTGCTGAATACAGAATCTGTTGGTAATTTAAAGCTTTTAGATGATCCAGAG AAAGGAATCGTGGTTGAGAAATTGGTGGAGGAAGCTGCAAGCAGTCATCAGCATCTGAGAAGTTTAATCGGAATTTGCGAGG CTCAAAGAGAAGTTGGTGAAACTGCTCTAAATGAAAACAGTTCACGGTCTCATCAAATAATAAGGCTG ACAATTGAAAGTACAGTCCGTGAAAGTTTAGACTGCAGGACGTCTTTCGTTGCAAGCCTG AATTTTGTAGACCTAGCTGGAAGTGAAAGAGCTCCAGATACGCATGCAGACGGTGTTAGGCTAAGGGAAGGCTGCCATATTAACCTTAGTTTGATGACACTTACTAACGTTATCAGAAAGCTCAG TGCTGGAAAATTAAGTGGTCATATACCTTACCGAGACTCAAAGCTCACTCGCATATTGCAACATTCTCTTGGAGGAAACGCTCGCACTGCCATCATATGTACCTTGAGTCCAGCACTGAGCCACGCTGAACAATCTCGAAACACTCTCTTCTTTGCTACACAGGCAAAGGAGGTAACAAATGATGCCAGCGTGAACACG GTTGTATCAGACAAGCAGCTAGTCAAACACTTGCAAAAGCAAGTAGCTAAGCTGGAAGCAGAGCTGTACACCCTTTATCCATTGAGGGAAAGAATTCAGCAG ATGGAAATGGAAATGGAGGATTTGAGAAGCGAAAGAGATTTGGCTCGATCTCAGGCGGATGAGTTACGCCATAAACTTGAGGTTCAG AGTTTATATCCATTGGAATTACCTCATCGCTCTGTGGACAACTATCTCTCCTACACTGGTGTGCTACCAACATCATTTTATGCCAAGGAACTAGGAGATTGTGATACAGCAACAAATGCAAGGACCAAGCACTCCATTAGGCACTCGGCAACTCCTCCTTTCATGCCAAGACGTGAAGTTCTAAAACATGAAATCTCATCAGAGCAACTTTCGGAGGAACCAAGTCGAGCTCTAAAACTAGAAGTGCTTTACAAAAGCAAATTGGTGATTGGAGGATTTAGCTTTCAAAATTTAGCTTTCAGGTGCTTAGAGGATTTATTGCGTCCTCAAATAAACTCTCTCTTACTTTCCACACAGGCAAAGGGTGAATCTAACATG GTTGTTTCGGACAAGAAACTAGTTAAACGTTTGCAAATGGAAGTGCTCAGGCGGGAAACAGAGGTACCCACCGTGTCAAGGGAAGAAGATTTAAGAATTCAGAAG GTTTTAAAACAACTGGAATTACCGCATCCTTATGTAAAGAAACTTATCTTCTGCATCGGTGTGCTACCTGCAACATTTTATGCTGAGGAGCTAGGAGGCGGTGATAGGGCAAGAAATACAATGATCAGGCACTCCATGAGGCTCTCATCATTTGCTCCTTTTACGCTAAACCATGAAATTCTAAGACTTGAAGTCCTGCTGGTGCAACTTGGGGAGGGACCAAGTCGAGCATTGGAAATAGTAATACAGAAGGAGGTACTAGAAAACCATGATAGGGCAAGAAATACAATGATCAGGCACCCCATGAGGCTCTCATCATTTGCTCCTTTCATGCTAAACCGTGAAATTCTTAAACTTGAAGTCTTGCTGGCTCAACTTGGGGAGGGACCAAGTCGGGCTTTGGAAATAGTATTACAAAAGGAGGTAGCCTGGCAGGGACTAGAAAACCAAGATGCAGGTGAAACTTTTTGTAACCTGCAAGCAGAGATAAAAGAAACGCATTATACCAGTTCTCGGccaaaagaatttgaagtaggaAGTCTTGTTCCtgttaataaaaatgaaattcctAGACTTCACTCACAGGGCAGCGCCATTGcaaatcttgaagaacagtttcCAAAGGTGCAGTATTTTACAGACAAATTAGTATCTTTCCCTTGCATTCAATTGTTGGCCTTGAGGTTCTTGGAGGATTTATTTCGTCCTCGTGAGGTTACTGGTGATGTTTTGGAACAAATTAAGAACGAG CCTGTAAAACATAACATAGTTCCGTTGCTCGGATGTTGGCAAGAAGATGAAGCCGAAGTTGATGGTGGCTTTCATCTTGAACCAGGAACATCAAATGCTGCTTCTCCAGATGTATCTGCTGTAGAATATGACCATATCagtgaacatgtttttcatgttcaaGTAGAACATCCTGCAGATAGATATGAGAAGAAGGCTATTTCTGATGAAGCCAAAGAGCTCATGGATTGTCATAGGGAGACAAGTGACAGCGGTGCATTCCGTAATGGGAAGATTGATGTCTCCGTGGAAAATCGTGATTTCTTGGGCTTCCTATGTAGCAATGGTGGTCAGCTGCTGAtttgtaatacaagtaattgcCCTTTCGTATTTCATCAGAACTTCTTGGATTCTGACTTAATATGCTATAAGAAGGGTAAATATTACTGCCCCATCTGTTCATATTCTCTTGCTTATGAGAATAGGCTGGGTGAGAtagaagaaaagttgagcagaAAGGCAGTGGCTTTTGATGAAGTCTTCTCCGGCTGTACTGATGGTTGTACCGTTAATGAACAAATGAATGCGCGAAATGAAAATGGTTATGGTTGTGACTGTCAATTTGACGATGCTCAAGTTCATAACCAATTTGTCGGAGTGGAAGACAATGAGATCAAAGAAGGGACGGAGTTTGAGGTTGAAGATGAGAACAATGGTGGCAACAGTGTCAGTTGTAGAGGTGAAGGCACCAATGAAATAATTAGAGCAGGTTCTGGACACCCATGCGTATCTGAACTGCTTGAGTTGCAACAGGATGAGGAAACTGCTGTCGAAGAAAATTCAGgcgaaaatgaagaagatgaaggtggGAAAAGGGTGTTTGTGGAGAAAGAAGACGAAATTGAGAATGCAGAACTTATGCAACCAGAATCAATGGAATTGCCCTCAAATACCATTGTTCTATCTGACACGGAGTCTCCTTTAGTGCATAAAAGAAGGGAAGACAATGAGATCAAGGAAGGGATGAAGTTTGTTGAGGTTGAAGATGAGAACAATGATGTTGACACTGTCAGTTGTAGAGATGAAGGCACCAATGAAGTAATTAGAGGAGATTCGGAACACCCGTGCGTATCTGAACTGCTTGAGTTGCAACAGGATGAGGAAACTGCTGTCGAAGAAAATTCAgacaaaaatgaagaagatgaaggtgggaaaaaggTGTTTGCGGAGAAAGAAGACGAAATTGAGAATGCAGAACTTATGCAACCAGAATCAATGGAAG TGCCCTCAAATACCATTGTTCTATCTGACACAGAGTCTCCTGTAGTGCATAAAAACCACGAAAAAGCGCCAAAGAGTTTTACCATCGTTCTGTCTGATTCCTCGGAATCTGATGCTTCAGATACTTGGTCTCCTTCCATGGAACCAGAAGTTTCAGATACTCGGCCTCCTCTACTGGGCGAGATACAGCCTAAACATAAAGGTCAAAAGACAAGAGAATTCGGAAATCAACCAACGAG CTCAAACTTGCCACTGCCTAGGACGAGGCGGCGTATGAGATTATACTGgacaagagaagaagaagaaaagttgaaG GAGCTTGTGAACAGTTTTCCAACCACTGGAAAGTACCGATGCTGgaagaaaattttggaaaatgGTCGCGATGTATTTCACAAGGATCGAACTCCGAATGATCTGAGAAATAAATGGGGAAAGATGCGGGTGAAAG GCAATGCTGAATTCTGA
- the LOC126603560 gene encoding uncharacterized protein LOC126603560 isoform X3, protein MMMASRTPGTPRAKKEKIVVLVCLRPLSKREELAKEQVSWDCLGDNTIVYKPPPHERSAQSTSFTFDKVFGPGSTEAVYEEGVRNVALSSLMGINATIFAYGQSGSGKTYTMRRIMEKAVDDIYNHMIKTPEREFAIKISGLEIYNENVRDLLNTESVGNLKLLDDPEKGIVVEKLVEEAASSHQHLRSLIGICEAQREVGETALNENSSRSHQIIRLTIESTVRESLDCRTSFVASLNFVDLAGSERAPDTHADGVRLREGCHINLSLMTLTNVIRKLSAGKLSGHIPYRDSKLTRILQHSLGGNARTAIICTLSPALSHAEQSRNTLFFATQAKEVTNDASVNTVVSDKQLVKHLQKQVAKLEAELYTLYPLRERIQQMEMEMEDLRSERDLARSQADELRHKLEVQSLYPLELPHRSVDNYLSYTGVLPTSFYAKELGDCDTATNARTKHSIRHSATPPFMPRREVLKHEISSEQLSEEPSRALKLEVLYKSKLVIGGFSFQNLAFRCLEDLLRPQINSLLLSTQAKGESNMVVSDKKLVKRLQMEVLRRETEVPTVSREEDLRIQKVLKQLELPHPYVKKLIFCIGVLPATFYAEELGGGDRARNTMIRHSMRLSSFAPFTLNHEILRLEVLLVQLGEGPSRALEIVIQKEVLENHDRARNTMIRHPMRLSSFAPFMLNREILKLEVLLAQLGEGPSRALEIVLQKEVAWQGLENQDAGETFCNLQAEIKETHYTSSRPKEFEVGSLVPVNKNEIPRLHSQGSAIANLEEQFPKVQYFTDKLVSFPCIQLLALRFLEDLFRPREVTGDVLEQIKNEPVKHNIVPLLGCWQEDEAEVDGGFHLEPGTSNAASPDVSAVEYDHISEHVFHVQVEHPADRYEKKAISDEAKELMDCHRETSDSGAFRNGKIDVSVENRDFLGFLCSNGGQLLICNTSNCPFVFHQNFLDSDLICYKKGKYYCPICSYSLAYENRLGEIEEKLSRKAVAFDEVFSGCTDGCTVNEQMNARNENGYGCDCQFDDAQVHNQFVGVEDNEIKEGTEFEVEDENNGGNSVSCRGEGTNEIIRAGSGHPCVSELLELQQDEETAVEENSGENEEDEGGKRVFVEKEDEIENAELMQPESMELPSNTIVLSDTESPLVHKRREDNEIKEGMKFVEVEDENNDVDTVSCRDEGTNEVIRGDSEHPCVSELLELQQDEETAVEENSDKNEEDEGGKRVFAEKENEIKNAELMQPESLEMPSNTIVLSDTESPVVHKNHEKAPKSFTIVLSDSSESDASDTWSPSMEPEVSDTRPPLLGEIQPKHKGQKTREFGNQPTSSNLPLPRTRRRMRLYWTREEEEKLKELVNSFPTTGKYRCWKKILENGRDVFHKDRTPNDLRNKWGKMRVKGNAEF, encoded by the exons ATGATGATGGCTTCCAGAACTCCTGGAACGCCAAGAGCTAAGAAGGAGAAGATTGTTGTTTTAGTGTGTTTAAGGCCTCTAAGCAAAAGGGAGGAACTTGCAAAAGAACAAGTTTCGTGGGATTGCCTAGGCGATAACACCATTGTTTATAAACCCCCGCCTCACGAACGTTCCGCTCAATCCACCTCGTTTACTTTTG ATAAAGTTTTCGGTCCTGGTTCAACCGAAGCAGTATATGAGGAAGGAGTGAGAAATGTTGCCTTGTCTTCTCTGATGGGAATTAACG CAACTATATTTGCTTATGGACAAAGTGGCAGTGGCAAGACATACACAATGAGACGAATAATGGAAAAAGCTGTGGATGATATCTACAACCATATGATAAAG ACTCCAGAGAGAGAGTTTGCAATAAAAATTTCAGGACTTGAGATATACAATGAGAATGTCCGCGACTTGCTGAATACAGAATCTGTTGGTAATTTAAAGCTTTTAGATGATCCAGAG AAAGGAATCGTGGTTGAGAAATTGGTGGAGGAAGCTGCAAGCAGTCATCAGCATCTGAGAAGTTTAATCGGAATTTGCGAGG CTCAAAGAGAAGTTGGTGAAACTGCTCTAAATGAAAACAGTTCACGGTCTCATCAAATAATAAGGCTG ACAATTGAAAGTACAGTCCGTGAAAGTTTAGACTGCAGGACGTCTTTCGTTGCAAGCCTG AATTTTGTAGACCTAGCTGGAAGTGAAAGAGCTCCAGATACGCATGCAGACGGTGTTAGGCTAAGGGAAGGCTGCCATATTAACCTTAGTTTGATGACACTTACTAACGTTATCAGAAAGCTCAG TGCTGGAAAATTAAGTGGTCATATACCTTACCGAGACTCAAAGCTCACTCGCATATTGCAACATTCTCTTGGAGGAAACGCTCGCACTGCCATCATATGTACCTTGAGTCCAGCACTGAGCCACGCTGAACAATCTCGAAACACTCTCTTCTTTGCTACACAGGCAAAGGAGGTAACAAATGATGCCAGCGTGAACACG GTTGTATCAGACAAGCAGCTAGTCAAACACTTGCAAAAGCAAGTAGCTAAGCTGGAAGCAGAGCTGTACACCCTTTATCCATTGAGGGAAAGAATTCAGCAG ATGGAAATGGAAATGGAGGATTTGAGAAGCGAAAGAGATTTGGCTCGATCTCAGGCGGATGAGTTACGCCATAAACTTGAGGTTCAG AGTTTATATCCATTGGAATTACCTCATCGCTCTGTGGACAACTATCTCTCCTACACTGGTGTGCTACCAACATCATTTTATGCCAAGGAACTAGGAGATTGTGATACAGCAACAAATGCAAGGACCAAGCACTCCATTAGGCACTCGGCAACTCCTCCTTTCATGCCAAGACGTGAAGTTCTAAAACATGAAATCTCATCAGAGCAACTTTCGGAGGAACCAAGTCGAGCTCTAAAACTAGAAGTGCTTTACAAAAGCAAATTGGTGATTGGAGGATTTAGCTTTCAAAATTTAGCTTTCAGGTGCTTAGAGGATTTATTGCGTCCTCAAATAAACTCTCTCTTACTTTCCACACAGGCAAAGGGTGAATCTAACATG GTTGTTTCGGACAAGAAACTAGTTAAACGTTTGCAAATGGAAGTGCTCAGGCGGGAAACAGAGGTACCCACCGTGTCAAGGGAAGAAGATTTAAGAATTCAGAAG GTTTTAAAACAACTGGAATTACCGCATCCTTATGTAAAGAAACTTATCTTCTGCATCGGTGTGCTACCTGCAACATTTTATGCTGAGGAGCTAGGAGGCGGTGATAGGGCAAGAAATACAATGATCAGGCACTCCATGAGGCTCTCATCATTTGCTCCTTTTACGCTAAACCATGAAATTCTAAGACTTGAAGTCCTGCTGGTGCAACTTGGGGAGGGACCAAGTCGAGCATTGGAAATAGTAATACAGAAGGAGGTACTAGAAAACCATGATAGGGCAAGAAATACAATGATCAGGCACCCCATGAGGCTCTCATCATTTGCTCCTTTCATGCTAAACCGTGAAATTCTTAAACTTGAAGTCTTGCTGGCTCAACTTGGGGAGGGACCAAGTCGGGCTTTGGAAATAGTATTACAAAAGGAGGTAGCCTGGCAGGGACTAGAAAACCAAGATGCAGGTGAAACTTTTTGTAACCTGCAAGCAGAGATAAAAGAAACGCATTATACCAGTTCTCGGccaaaagaatttgaagtaggaAGTCTTGTTCCtgttaataaaaatgaaattcctAGACTTCACTCACAGGGCAGCGCCATTGcaaatcttgaagaacagtttcCAAAGGTGCAGTATTTTACAGACAAATTAGTATCTTTCCCTTGCATTCAATTGTTGGCCTTGAGGTTCTTGGAGGATTTATTTCGTCCTCGTGAGGTTACTGGTGATGTTTTGGAACAAATTAAGAACGAG CCTGTAAAACATAACATAGTTCCGTTGCTCGGATGTTGGCAAGAAGATGAAGCCGAAGTTGATGGTGGCTTTCATCTTGAACCAGGAACATCAAATGCTGCTTCTCCAGATGTATCTGCTGTAGAATATGACCATATCagtgaacatgtttttcatgttcaaGTAGAACATCCTGCAGATAGATATGAGAAGAAGGCTATTTCTGATGAAGCCAAAGAGCTCATGGATTGTCATAGGGAGACAAGTGACAGCGGTGCATTCCGTAATGGGAAGATTGATGTCTCCGTGGAAAATCGTGATTTCTTGGGCTTCCTATGTAGCAATGGTGGTCAGCTGCTGAtttgtaatacaagtaattgcCCTTTCGTATTTCATCAGAACTTCTTGGATTCTGACTTAATATGCTATAAGAAGGGTAAATATTACTGCCCCATCTGTTCATATTCTCTTGCTTATGAGAATAGGCTGGGTGAGAtagaagaaaagttgagcagaAAGGCAGTGGCTTTTGATGAAGTCTTCTCCGGCTGTACTGATGGTTGTACCGTTAATGAACAAATGAATGCGCGAAATGAAAATGGTTATGGTTGTGACTGTCAATTTGACGATGCTCAAGTTCATAACCAATTTGTCGGAGTGGAAGACAATGAGATCAAAGAAGGGACGGAGTTTGAGGTTGAAGATGAGAACAATGGTGGCAACAGTGTCAGTTGTAGAGGTGAAGGCACCAATGAAATAATTAGAGCAGGTTCTGGACACCCATGCGTATCTGAACTGCTTGAGTTGCAACAGGATGAGGAAACTGCTGTCGAAGAAAATTCAGgcgaaaatgaagaagatgaaggtggGAAAAGGGTGTTTGTGGAGAAAGAAGACGAAATTGAGAATGCAGAACTTATGCAACCAGAATCAATGGAATTGCCCTCAAATACCATTGTTCTATCTGACACGGAGTCTCCTTTAGTGCATAAAAGAAGGGAAGACAATGAGATCAAGGAAGGGATGAAGTTTGTTGAGGTTGAAGATGAGAACAATGATGTTGACACTGTCAGTTGTAGAGATGAAGGCACCAATGAAGTAATTAGAGGAGATTCGGAACACCCGTGCGTATCTGAACTGCTTGAGTTGCAACAGGATGAGGAAACTGCTGTCGAAGAAAATTCAgacaaaaatgaagaagatgaag gtggGAAAAGGGTGTTTGCGGAGAAAGAAAACGAAATTAAGAATGCAGAACTTATGCAACCAGAATCTCTGGAAATGCCCTCAAATACCATTGTTCTATCTGACACAGAGTCTCCTGTAGTGCATAAAAACCACGAAAAAGCGCCAAAGAGTTTTACCATCGTTCTGTCTGATTCCTCGGAATCTGATGCTTCAGATACTTGGTCTCCTTCCATGGAACCAGAAGTTTCAGATACTCGGCCTCCTCTACTGGGCGAGATACAGCCTAAACATAAAGGTCAAAAGACAAGAGAATTCGGAAATCAACCAACGAG CTCAAACTTGCCACTGCCTAGGACGAGGCGGCGTATGAGATTATACTGgacaagagaagaagaagaaaagttgaaG GAGCTTGTGAACAGTTTTCCAACCACTGGAAAGTACCGATGCTGgaagaaaattttggaaaatgGTCGCGATGTATTTCACAAGGATCGAACTCCGAATGATCTGAGAAATAAATGGGGAAAGATGCGGGTGAAAG GCAATGCTGAATTCTGA